A stretch of the Arvicola amphibius chromosome 8, mArvAmp1.2, whole genome shotgun sequence genome encodes the following:
- the Tex44 gene encoding testis-expressed protein 44 yields the protein MTTEPLEEAEATSRPVYDLPDASVGNEADDNSAESPGESQSQDFLPDDVPPVGITVAFSEQQDEDQASVMTTIATENDEDQLTIEADTFMGQDEDRAPVQNATSKGQDENQASMQTATSKGRDEDQVSMPIAPSMGQDGNQASMQIATSIGKGVEIVISMNMPTSGDKDENPDAPSQNQENLEGNTSLLRQDPGILQVFVGFQNPVWDRLAENNRASRSRTASPSDSQKQDKTPGKVHVPEGQPEIAPKAEVPSAPPEDVQPSVGDTDPPAMDTSSPDQEPQGITKSAEQEAEGFRALNPESKARPPGPTREDLADESRTLQTPPPFSSSPGGSPPPSPGPHHVSLGRSLLDPSLYRPDVENDYMRSMTSLLGGGEGSISSLADILVWSDTATGMGLAVGILASGRSSPADRLHDEGPSLRTVSSLLGNARSGLSSGLVAGTGSALRSVTQLLESVERRTVEGIRSAVRYLANHFTSRWARTGP from the coding sequence ATGACCACCGAGCCCCTGGAAGAGGCTGAAGCCACCAGCAGGCCAGTGTATGATCTTCCCGACGCCTCCGTGGGCAATGAAGCTGATGACAACTCTGCAGAATCACCTGGAGAGTCCCAAAGTCAGGACTTTCTGCCCGATGACGTCCCACCGGTAGGCATCACTGTGGCATTCTCCGAACAGCAGGATGAAGACCAGGCCTCTGTGATGACAACCATTGCCACAGAGAATGATGAAGATCAACTCACCATTGAGGCTGACACCTTCATGGGGCAGGATGAAGACCGGGCCCCCGTGCAGAATGCCACCTCTAAGGGACAGGATGAAAACCAGGCCTCCATGCAGACTGCCACCTCTAAGGGACGGGATGAGGACCAGGTGTCAATGCCAATCGCCCCTTCCATGGGACAGGATGGAAATCAGGCCTCCATGCAGATAGCCACCTCCATCGGGAAAGGTGTAGAGATAGTCATCTCCATGAATATGCCAACTTCTGGGGACAAAGATGAGAACCCAGACGCTCCAAGCCAAAACCAGGAGAATCTTGAAGGGAACACATCTCTGCTGCGCCAAGACCCAGGTATCCTGCAAGTGTTTGTGGGCTTCCAGAACCCAGTGTGGGATAGACTGGCTGAAAACAACCGTGCGAGTCGGAGCCGCACAGCTTCCCCAAGTGACTCCCAGAAACAGGATAAGACACCAGGAAAAGTGCATGTTCCTGAAGGGCAGCCAGAAATAGCTCCAAAAGCTGAGGTCCCATCTGCCCCGCCTGAAGATGTCCAGCCTTCTGTGGGAGATACTGACCCACCCGCTATGGATACCAGTAGTCCTGACCAAGAACCTCAGGGTATCACCAAATCTGCTGAACAGGAAGCTGAAGGTTTCAGGGCCTTGAACCCTGAAAGCAAAGCTAGACCCCCAGGGCCTACCAGGGAGGATTTAGCTGATGAATCAAGGACCCTGCAGACACCCCCACCTTTCTCCAGCTCCCCGGGAGGCagtccacctccctctccaggtcccCACCACGTGTCCCTGGGCAGGAGCCTTCTAGACCCCAGCCTGTACAGGCCTGACGTGGAGAATGACTACATGCGCTCCATGACTagcctgctgggcggtggtgaggGCTCCATCAGCTCCCTTGCAGATATCCTGGTGTGGTCAGACACAGCCACAGGCATGGGCTTGGCTGTCGGCATCTTGGCTTCAGGCCGCAGCTCTCCAGCTGACAGGCTCCACGATGAAGGCCCCAGCCTGCGCACTGTCTCCAGTCTCTTGGGCAATGCCAGGTCAGGTCTCTCCTCTGGATTGGTGGCTGGAACTGGCTCGGCCCTGCGCTCAGTCACGCAACTGCTCGAGTCTGTGGAGAGGCGAACTGTAGAAGGCATCCGGTCAGCTGTCCGCTACCTGGCCAACCACTTCACCTCACGCTGGGCCCGCACTGGCCCCTAG